In one Nicotiana sylvestris chromosome 8, ASM39365v2, whole genome shotgun sequence genomic region, the following are encoded:
- the LOC138875027 gene encoding uncharacterized protein yields MTGSTSSSAYTPDPTSPLFLLSSDVPGVSLVPVPFLGSGFGGWKRSMIVSLSARNKKTFTDGSCPKPAATSPDYKQWDCCNNMVISWLTSSLSPDIAESIQYSETAESIWKQLNNRYGSVNGTKVFELKRELASIYQGSLDIASHFTKLKRIWDKLGIMCSSHANSFNCAAKDGLQKEKEEDKVHQFLMGLNEVYVSVRSNLLMMQPLPSFNNVYNILLQDEKQRQVNPPSQFTSEAASFNVKSLNKTTQPQLNMQFQGQQR; encoded by the coding sequence ATGACTGGCTCTACTTCCTCTTCCGCGTATACTCCTGACCCTACATCCCCTCTATTTCTTTTGTCGTCTGATGTGCCTGGTGTGTCCCTGGTTCCTGTACCTTTTTTGGGCAGTGGATTTGGAGGTTGGAAACGTAGTATGATAGTGTCATTATCTGCTAGGAACAAAAAAACATTTACAGATGGTTCGTGCCCTAAACCTGCTGCAACTTCCCCTGATTATAAACAGTGGGACTGTTGTAATAATATGGTGATATCTTGGTTAACAAGTTCATTATCACCGGATATAGCTGAAAGTATTCAATATTCTGAGACAGCCGAAAGTATATGGAAACAATTAAATAATAGGTATGGTAGTGTAAATGGGACTAAAGTTTTTGAACTAAAAAGGGAACTTGCCTCTATCTATCAAGGATCTCTTGATATTGCTTCACATTTTACAAAACTTAAGAGAATCTGGGATAAATTGGGAATAATGTGCAGTAGTCATGCAAATTCTTTCAATTGTGCTGCTAAAGACGGTCTCCAAAAGGAGAAAGAGGAGGACAAGGTCCATCAGTTCCTCATGGGATTGAATGAGGTTTATGTTAGTGTGAGAAGCAATCTGTTGATGATGCAACCTCTGCCATCCTTTAATAATGTCTATAACATTCTTCTTCAAGATGAAAAGCAAAGACAAGTCAACCCGCCTTCTCAATTTACCTCTGAAGCAGCCTCCTTTAATGTGAAATCCCTTAATAAAACTACTCAACCTCAGCTGAATATGCAATTCCAGGGGCAACAGAGATAG